The Oxalobacteraceae bacterium OTU3CINTB1 genome includes a window with the following:
- the glmM gene encoding phosphoglucosamine mutase — MARKYFGTDGIRGLVGESPITPDFVMRLGYAAGKVLAGAPRTGGKRPTVLIGKDTRISGYMLEAALEAGFAAAGVDVMLAGPMPTPAIAYLTRALRLSAGVVISASHNPFQDNGIKFFSDQGTKLPDSVELDIEAALDLPMVCVPSEKLGRAKRLDDAQGRYIEFCKSTFPNELDLRGMKLVVDCAHGAAYNIAPHVFHELGAEVIAIGNKPDGFNINLAHGATAPEAMAAAVRAHGADLGIALDGDADRLIMCDANGRLYNGDELLYLMVMDRMATGPVAGAVGTLMTNMAVEVALKEKGVGFARAKVGDRYVLEVMQEKGWLLGGEGSGHLLCLDKHTTGDGIISALQVLSALKRAGKSLEECTAELVLFPQTLVNVRVAPGFDWTKNAAMVAEKEKVERELEGSGRVLIRASGTEPLIRVMVEARHAKDADSMAQRIADKVETQLAA; from the coding sequence ATGGCACGTAAATATTTTGGCACCGATGGTATCCGCGGTCTGGTCGGCGAATCGCCGATCACGCCCGACTTCGTTATGCGTCTCGGCTACGCGGCCGGCAAGGTCCTGGCGGGCGCTCCGCGCACCGGCGGCAAGCGACCGACCGTCCTGATCGGGAAGGACACGCGCATCTCTGGCTACATGCTGGAAGCGGCGCTGGAGGCCGGCTTCGCGGCGGCCGGCGTCGACGTCATGCTGGCCGGTCCGATGCCGACCCCGGCGATCGCCTACCTGACGCGCGCGCTGCGCCTGTCGGCGGGCGTGGTGATCTCGGCGTCGCACAACCCGTTCCAGGACAACGGCATCAAATTCTTCTCCGACCAGGGCACCAAACTGCCCGATTCGGTCGAACTCGACATTGAAGCCGCCTTGGACCTGCCGATGGTCTGCGTACCATCGGAAAAACTGGGCCGCGCCAAGCGCCTGGACGACGCCCAGGGCCGCTACATCGAATTCTGCAAGAGCACCTTCCCGAACGAGCTGGACCTGCGCGGCATGAAGCTGGTGGTCGACTGCGCGCACGGCGCCGCCTATAACATCGCCCCGCATGTGTTCCACGAGCTCGGTGCGGAAGTAATTGCCATCGGCAACAAGCCGGACGGCTTCAACATCAACCTTGCCCACGGCGCCACCGCGCCGGAAGCGATGGCGGCGGCGGTGCGCGCCCATGGCGCCGACCTCGGCATCGCGCTGGACGGCGACGCCGACCGCCTGATCATGTGCGACGCCAATGGCCGCCTCTACAACGGCGACGAGTTGCTGTACCTGATGGTCATGGACCGGATGGCCACCGGCCCGGTGGCCGGCGCCGTCGGCACCCTGATGACCAATATGGCGGTCGAGGTGGCCTTGAAAGAGAAGGGCGTCGGTTTCGCCCGCGCCAAGGTCGGCGACCGCTACGTGCTGGAAGTGATGCAAGAGAAGGGCTGGCTGCTGGGCGGCGAAGGGTCGGGCCACCTGCTGTGCCTGGACAAGCACACTACCGGCGACGGCATCATCTCGGCGCTGCAAGTGCTCTCCGCGCTCAAACGCGCCGGCAAATCGCTGGAAGAGTGCACGGCGGAGCTGGTGCTGTTCCCGCAAACGCTGGTCAATGTGCGCGTTGCCCCGGGTTTCGACTGGACCAAGAACGCCGCCATGGTGGCCGAAAAGGAAAAGGTCGAGCGCGAACTGGAAGGCAGCGGCCGCGTGCTGATCCGCGCCTCGGGCACGGAACCTTTGATCCGCGTGATGGTCGAAGCACGTCACGCCAAGGACGCGGATTCGATGGCCCAGCGCATCGCCGACAAAGTGGAAACGCAGTTGGCGGCATAG